In one Bacillus sp. PK3_68 genomic region, the following are encoded:
- a CDS encoding chromate transporter, which translates to MKAYVDLAIGFARTGVTGYGGGPSTIPLIEYEAVEKYKWVTEEEFGEILALANTLPGPIATKMAAYIGFKVKGNLGATVAILTHIVPSIVAMIFLLGALYTFRQSPIVSGMVQGVTPVIGFMLAEMAYRFFENGRKGLGLSRMLIFSIASLIFVEPLGLHPGILIAVFLATAFFIASYKEKEAARANENNMQRKEKSL; encoded by the coding sequence TTGAAAGCTTATGTGGATTTAGCTATTGGGTTTGCCCGAACTGGTGTAACCGGCTATGGAGGCGGTCCTTCTACTATTCCGCTAATTGAGTACGAAGCAGTAGAAAAGTACAAGTGGGTGACAGAAGAGGAGTTTGGAGAAATACTAGCGCTTGCTAACACGTTACCTGGACCGATCGCTACGAAAATGGCAGCCTATATCGGGTTTAAAGTAAAAGGAAATTTAGGAGCAACTGTGGCGATTCTTACGCATATTGTGCCATCTATTGTGGCGATGATTTTCTTATTGGGAGCACTGTATACTTTTCGACAGTCGCCAATAGTGAGCGGGATGGTTCAAGGCGTGACTCCAGTGATTGGATTTATGCTTGCAGAAATGGCCTATCGTTTTTTTGAAAATGGACGCAAGGGGCTAGGGCTATCAAGAATGCTTATATTTTCTATCGCTTCCCTCATATTTGTAGAACCGCTTGGCCTGCATCCCGGTATCTTAATCGCTGTTTTCCTCGCTACCGCTTTCTTCATTGCCTCCTACAAGGAAAAGGAAGCAGCTCGTGCAAATGAAAACAACATGCAAAGAAAGGAAAAAAGCTTATGA
- a CDS encoding heme-binding protein — protein sequence MKKVLKLELEEAKLMIEAAKQKSEEIQVLETIAIVDDGGNLLALERMNGARITGPEIAIAKAYTASGHKRSTHLFNKEPNGPALPGNEAFGIQLMIPGKFAVFVGGFPIVVNGEVIGGIGISGGNGGQDTAVGTAALQALQQHLEKDGLEVITEADIKK from the coding sequence ATGAAAAAAGTATTAAAGCTAGAATTAGAAGAAGCGAAATTAATGATTGAAGCAGCAAAACAAAAATCAGAAGAAATACAGGTGCTCGAAACCATTGCCATAGTTGATGACGGAGGGAATCTTCTGGCCCTTGAACGGATGAATGGAGCGAGAATCACTGGACCGGAAATCGCCATCGCAAAAGCTTATACGGCATCCGGTCACAAGCGGTCTACCCATCTATTCAATAAAGAACCAAATGGACCTGCTCTTCCGGGAAATGAAGCATTTGGCATTCAATTGATGATCCCGGGTAAGTTTGCTGTATTTGTCGGTGGTTTTCCAATAGTGGTGAACGGTGAAGTAATTGGTGGAATCGGCATTAGCGGAGGGAATGGAGGACAGGATACGGCGGTTGGAACCGCTGCTTTGCAAGCCTTGCAGCAGCACCTTGAAAAAGACGGCTTAGAGGTAATCACAGAAGCTGATATAAAAAAATAA
- a CDS encoding chromate transporter, with the protein MIYWDIFWAFFIANLLGYGGGPSTIPLIQNEVVENYDWMSLSDFADVLAIANALPGPIATKLAGFIGYDLGGVLGAVIALAATILPSAIAVIILFKFINLFKDSPKVKLMTKSVQPIIAVLLAVMAYQFFLTAFEDSGVFHLLLLTLASYLTLGKLKVHPSLVIVCALFYGGFFLS; encoded by the coding sequence ATGATCTATTGGGATATTTTTTGGGCATTCTTCATTGCTAATTTGCTTGGCTACGGAGGCGGGCCATCAACCATTCCGTTGATTCAAAATGAAGTGGTTGAAAATTACGACTGGATGTCATTATCAGACTTTGCCGATGTGTTAGCGATTGCCAATGCGCTGCCAGGCCCCATCGCAACGAAACTGGCAGGCTTTATCGGGTATGATTTAGGGGGTGTTCTTGGTGCCGTGATAGCACTAGCGGCGACAATCCTTCCTTCTGCTATTGCCGTTATTATTTTATTTAAGTTTATAAACTTATTTAAAGATTCCCCTAAGGTTAAGTTGATGACAAAATCAGTTCAGCCAATTATTGCTGTATTACTCGCAGTGATGGCTTATCAATTTTTTTTAACGGCTTTTGAAGATAGCGGGGTATTCCACCTTTTATTATTGACGTTAGCCAGTTATTTGACACTTGGAAAACTAAAGGTCCATCCGTCATTAGTCATCGTTTGTGCTCTTTTTTACGGGGGATTTTTTTTATCATGA